In the genome of Desulfuromonas sp. DDH964, one region contains:
- the hemW gene encoding radical SAM family heme chaperone HemW has protein sequence MAGLYFHIPYCRSKCAYCDFFSLADAALPLADYVTLLHDQLALTPAQWSAPAPLASVFFGGGTPSLLEPKAVAGLLAAAERRFGFAPGVEISLEANPGTVTPASLADYRAAGVNRLSLGLQSLNDFSLAFLGRGHSAAQGRQACAWARRAGFDNLSCDLIFGLPGETEASLDAEVTGLLELAPEHLSCYGLSVEAGTPLATRLQRGEFLPADEGRFAAGYRQLDAALTAAGLVHYEVSNFARPGRECRHNLGYWQRRSVVGVGAGAHSFIADGWGRRLAVAPDLAGYAAALRSGQDPATELEQFDRRGAMAETLYLGLRTAAGVDDAAFQDAFGSDVASAFPAALRRCGQRLSRRQGRWVFDLDGWLLYDHLISAFL, from the coding sequence ATGGCCGGACTCTATTTTCATATCCCCTACTGCCGCAGCAAGTGCGCTTACTGCGACTTCTTCTCCCTCGCCGACGCCGCCCTGCCGCTCGCCGATTACGTTACGTTGCTGCATGACCAGCTGGCGCTGACCCCGGCCCAATGGTCAGCCCCGGCGCCCCTGGCGAGCGTCTTTTTTGGGGGCGGCACCCCTTCGCTGCTCGAACCAAAAGCGGTTGCCGGGCTGCTGGCGGCCGCCGAGCGCCGTTTCGGTTTCGCCCCCGGGGTCGAGATTTCCCTGGAGGCGAACCCCGGGACGGTGACGCCCGCCTCTCTGGCCGACTACCGCGCCGCCGGGGTGAACCGGCTCTCCCTCGGGCTGCAATCCCTTAACGATTTCTCCCTCGCCTTTCTCGGTCGCGGCCACTCCGCCGCACAAGGACGCCAGGCCTGCGCCTGGGCGCGCCGGGCCGGCTTCGACAACCTCTCCTGCGACCTGATCTTCGGCCTCCCTGGCGAGACGGAGGCAAGTCTCGATGCCGAGGTGACAGGGTTGCTCGAGCTCGCTCCGGAGCATCTCTCCTGTTACGGGTTGAGTGTCGAGGCGGGAACCCCGCTGGCCACCCGCCTCCAGCGCGGCGAGTTTCTCCCCGCCGACGAAGGACGATTCGCCGCCGGCTACCGGCAGCTCGACGCGGCCCTCACGGCAGCCGGACTGGTCCATTACGAAGTCTCCAACTTCGCCCGCCCGGGCAGGGAATGCCGGCACAACCTTGGTTATTGGCAACGACGCAGCGTTGTTGGCGTGGGCGCCGGGGCTCACAGCTTTATTGCGGATGGCTGGGGGCGGCGGCTGGCGGTCGCTCCTGACCTCGCCGGCTATGCCGCGGCGCTGCGCAGCGGACAGGACCCGGCGACGGAACTGGAGCAGTTCGACCGCCGCGGGGCGATGGCCGAGACCCTCTACCTCGGCCTGCGTACCGCGGCCGGTGTCGACGACGCGGCATTCCAGGATGCCTTCGGCAGTGATGTGGCCAGCGCTTTTCCGGCGGCTTTGCGGCGCTGCGGCCAGCGCCTTTCCCGGCGCCAGGGCCGCTGGGTTTTCGATCTCGATGGCTGGCTCCTTTACGACCACCTGATCAGTGCCTTTCTTTGA
- the hrcA gene encoding heat-inducible transcriptional repressor HrcA, with product MAEELNERGRRILEAIIEDYIASAEPVGSRAVTRRHQMAISPATVRNVMADLEEMGYIASPHTSAGRVPTEKGYRFYVDSLLQLRQLTRDEQLRIEGHYRKRGLRVEDLLQEAGKALSMMSSYTGIVMAPRFTSTIFRHIEFVRLSQGRLLVVFVTRSGLVQNKLVENSENLSQSELDQIGNYLNRTLGGLTMQQVKAKIIEEMAREKALYDQLMQRALRLSEVALRDEPGGQLYIEGTSNILDQPEFADVEKMRRLFRAFEKKSQLVELLDRTQQAGGVQIFIGSESEYREIEGCSLITASYSNSLGTLGTLGVIGPSRMPYSMVIPIVDYTARLVSQLLESEENG from the coding sequence ATGGCCGAAGAGCTCAACGAGCGGGGTCGCCGGATTCTCGAGGCGATTATTGAAGACTACATCGCCTCGGCGGAACCGGTCGGCTCGCGGGCAGTGACCCGGCGCCACCAGATGGCGATCTCGCCGGCCACCGTGCGCAACGTCATGGCCGACCTCGAAGAGATGGGCTACATCGCCTCGCCGCATACCTCCGCCGGTCGAGTTCCGACCGAGAAGGGTTATCGTTTTTACGTCGACTCCCTGCTCCAGTTGCGGCAGCTGACCCGGGATGAGCAGTTGCGCATCGAGGGGCACTATCGCAAGCGCGGGCTGCGGGTCGAGGATTTGCTGCAGGAAGCCGGCAAGGCGCTGTCGATGATGTCGAGTTACACCGGCATTGTCATGGCGCCGCGCTTCACCAGCACCATCTTCCGCCATATCGAGTTCGTTCGCCTCTCCCAGGGGCGGCTGCTGGTGGTCTTTGTCACCCGCTCCGGGCTGGTGCAGAACAAACTGGTGGAGAACAGCGAGAACCTCTCCCAGTCCGAGCTTGACCAGATCGGCAATTACCTCAACCGGACTCTCGGCGGCCTGACGATGCAGCAGGTCAAGGCCAAGATAATCGAAGAGATGGCCCGGGAGAAGGCGCTCTACGACCAGCTGATGCAGCGGGCGCTGCGCCTCTCCGAGGTCGCCCTGCGCGATGAGCCGGGGGGACAGCTCTACATCGAGGGGACTTCGAACATCCTCGATCAGCCCGAGTTCGCCGATGTCGAAAAGATGCGCCGGCTGTTTCGCGCCTTTGAAAAGAAGAGTCAGCTGGTCGAGCTTCTCGACCGGACCCAGCAGGCCGGGGGGGTGCAGATTTTCATCGGCAGTGAAAGCGAATACCGGGAAATCGAGGGGTGCAGTCTGATCACCGCCAGCTACTCCAACAGTCTCGGTACGCTCGGGACCCTGGGGGTGATCGGCCCGAGTCGCATGCCTTATTCGATGGTCATCCCGATTGTTGACTACACCGCGCGGCTGGTCAGCCAGCTGCTTGAAAGCGAGGAGAACGGATAG
- the grpE gene encoding nucleotide exchange factor GrpE — MAKKQKTEAPEVTPDTEQTPAETNEAAAPDAELENRLTASLEEAAKNWDLYLRTRADLDNYRKRAQREKEDLGRFANENLLRELLPVVDNLERAVAHARESGTGDGSLLEGVEMTLGQLRKVFERSGVTAVEAVGKPFDPSCHEAMGQLESDELPPGSVIQELQKGYLLNQRLLRPAMVMVSKAPAAENPGQNA, encoded by the coding sequence GTGGCCAAGAAACAGAAGACGGAAGCCCCGGAAGTGACCCCTGATACGGAACAGACTCCGGCGGAGACGAATGAAGCGGCAGCGCCGGACGCCGAGCTGGAGAACCGGTTGACGGCCAGCCTGGAAGAGGCGGCCAAGAACTGGGACCTCTATCTGCGGACCAGGGCCGACTTGGACAATTATCGCAAGCGGGCCCAGCGCGAGAAAGAAGACCTCGGCCGTTTCGCCAACGAAAACCTGCTGCGGGAGCTGCTGCCGGTGGTCGACAACCTGGAGCGGGCGGTAGCCCACGCCCGGGAGAGTGGCACCGGGGACGGCAGCCTGCTCGAAGGGGTGGAAATGACCCTCGGCCAGCTGCGCAAGGTTTTCGAGCGCTCCGGTGTGACTGCAGTCGAGGCGGTCGGCAAGCCCTTCGACCCCTCCTGCCACGAGGCCATGGGGCAGCTGGAGAGTGACGAGCTCCCCCCGGGGAGTGTCATCCAGGAATTGCAGAAGGGTTACCTGCTCAATCAACGCCTGCTGCGCCCGGCCATGGTCATGGTCAGCAAGGCGCCCGCGGCGGAGAACCCGGGGCAAAACGCGTGA
- the dnaK gene encoding molecular chaperone DnaK, translating into MGKVIGIDLGTTNSCVAVMEGGEPIVIANSEGSRTTPSMVAFTEGGERLVGQQAKRQAVTNPENTLYAIKRLIGRKFDTEAVQKDIKISPFKILKADNGDAWIEARGKNYSPPEISAMVLQKMKQTAEDYLGEEVTDAVITVPAYFNDSQRQATKDAGKIAGLNVLRIINEPTAASLAYGLEKKKDEKIAVFDLGGGTFDVSILELGDGVFEVKSTNGDTFLGGEDFDQRIIDYVADEFKKEQGIDLRNDKMALQRLKEGAEKAKCELSGSMETDINLPFITADASGPKHLNIKLTRAKLESICNDLINKLVEPCKIALKDAGLSATEIDEVILVGGMTRMPAVMKKVQDIFGKQPNRGVNPDEVVAIGAAIQGGVLKGEVKDVLLLDVTPLSLGIETLGGVMTRLIEKNTTIPCKKSQVFSTAADNQPAVSVHVLQGEREMASDNKTIGRFELVGIPAAPRGVPQIEVTFDIDANGILHVSAKDLGTGKEQSIKITASSGLSEEEIEKMVKDAEAHAGEDKKKRELIEARNQADGLVYTTEKSLDEHADKIDDETRGKIRSALDELKAAMESGDAEAIRSKTEALGQASHKLAEAMYAQAQQAGAAPEGAPGGGDDTVVDAEFEEVDGDKKK; encoded by the coding sequence ATGGGTAAAGTTATCGGAATCGACCTCGGAACCACCAACTCCTGCGTCGCCGTGATGGAAGGTGGCGAGCCGATCGTCATCGCCAACTCGGAAGGTTCGCGCACCACCCCGTCGATGGTCGCCTTCACCGAGGGGGGTGAGCGGCTGGTGGGGCAGCAGGCCAAGCGCCAGGCGGTCACCAACCCGGAAAACACACTCTACGCCATCAAGCGCCTGATCGGCCGCAAGTTCGATACGGAAGCGGTGCAGAAGGATATCAAGATCAGCCCCTTCAAGATCCTTAAGGCCGACAACGGCGACGCCTGGATTGAGGCCCGCGGCAAGAACTACAGCCCGCCGGAGATCTCGGCGATGGTGCTGCAGAAGATGAAGCAGACCGCCGAAGACTACCTCGGTGAAGAGGTGACCGACGCCGTCATCACCGTTCCGGCCTACTTCAACGATTCCCAGCGCCAGGCGACCAAGGACGCCGGCAAGATCGCCGGTCTCAACGTCCTGCGCATCATCAACGAGCCGACCGCCGCTTCTCTCGCCTATGGCCTGGAGAAAAAGAAGGACGAGAAGATCGCGGTCTTCGACCTCGGCGGCGGTACCTTCGACGTTTCGATTCTCGAACTCGGCGACGGCGTCTTCGAGGTCAAATCGACCAACGGCGACACCTTCCTCGGCGGCGAGGACTTCGACCAACGCATCATCGACTATGTCGCCGACGAGTTCAAGAAGGAGCAGGGGATCGACCTGCGCAACGACAAGATGGCCCTGCAGCGCCTCAAGGAAGGGGCGGAGAAGGCCAAGTGCGAGCTCTCCGGCTCGATGGAGACCGACATCAATCTCCCCTTTATCACCGCTGACGCCTCCGGTCCCAAGCATCTCAACATCAAGCTGACCCGCGCCAAGCTGGAGAGCATCTGCAACGACCTGATCAATAAGCTGGTCGAGCCCTGCAAGATCGCTCTCAAGGATGCCGGCCTCTCGGCGACCGAGATCGACGAGGTGATCCTGGTCGGCGGCATGACCCGCATGCCGGCGGTGATGAAGAAGGTTCAGGATATTTTTGGCAAGCAGCCGAACCGCGGCGTCAATCCTGACGAAGTGGTTGCCATCGGCGCCGCCATCCAGGGCGGAGTGCTCAAGGGCGAGGTCAAGGACGTGCTGCTCCTCGACGTCACCCCCCTCTCCCTTGGCATCGAGACCCTCGGTGGTGTCATGACCCGGCTGATCGAAAAGAACACCACCATCCCCTGCAAGAAGAGCCAGGTCTTCTCCACCGCCGCCGACAACCAGCCCGCCGTCTCGGTGCACGTGCTGCAGGGCGAGCGGGAGATGGCTTCCGACAACAAGACCATCGGCCGTTTCGAACTGGTCGGTATTCCGGCGGCGCCCCGCGGCGTGCCGCAGATCGAGGTGACCTTCGACATTGACGCCAACGGCATCCTGCATGTTTCGGCGAAGGATCTCGGCACCGGCAAGGAGCAGTCGATCAAGATCACTGCCTCCTCCGGCCTCTCCGAGGAGGAGATCGAGAAGATGGTCAAGGATGCCGAGGCCCATGCCGGCGAAGACAAGAAGAAGCGCGAACTGATCGAGGCCCGCAACCAGGCCGACGGCCTGGTCTATACCACCGAAAAGTCTCTGGACGAACATGCCGACAAGATCGACGACGAGACCCGCGGCAAGATTCGCAGCGCCCTCGATGAGCTGAAGGCGGCGATGGAGAGCGGCGATGCCGAGGCGATCCGCAGCAAAACCGAGGCGCTGGGCCAGGCTTCCCACAAGCTGGCCGAGGCGATGTATGCCCAGGCCCAGCAGGCCGGCGCCGCCCCGGAGGGAGCGCCGGGGGGCGGTGACGATACGGTGGTGGACGCCGAATTCGAGGAAGTCGACGGCGACAAGAAGAAGTAA
- the dnaJ gene encoding molecular chaperone DnaJ encodes MAKQDYYEALEVNRNASDTEIKKAYRRLALRYHPDKNPGDKAAEERFKELSEAYAVLSDPQKRATYDQFGHAGLNGGGGFGGSPFEDIFGDIFGDIFGGGGSRRGRGRRGDDLRYNLSISFEEAAFGLETKIQIPRHQSCSACDGSGAKKGTSPKTCPTCQGAGQVRYQQGFFSLTRPCPECGGEGRVILSPCPECRGAGRIQAKRQLSLKIPAGVETGTRLKLSGEGDTGSQGGPPGDLYVVIAVKDHPLFQREGQEVICEVPISFVQATLGCELEVPTLDGKVKLKIPAGTQTGKVFKLAGKGIPHLQGYGRGDHLVVVRLETPTRLTAKQRELLEEFAREGGEEINPTGKGFFDKVKELFD; translated from the coding sequence TTGGCCAAGCAAGACTACTACGAAGCACTCGAAGTCAATCGCAACGCCAGCGATACCGAGATCAAGAAAGCCTATCGGCGGCTGGCACTGCGCTATCATCCTGACAAGAACCCCGGGGACAAGGCGGCGGAGGAACGGTTCAAGGAGCTGTCCGAGGCCTATGCGGTCCTCTCCGACCCCCAGAAGCGGGCGACCTATGACCAGTTCGGCCACGCCGGCCTGAATGGCGGCGGCGGCTTTGGCGGCAGCCCGTTTGAGGATATCTTCGGCGACATCTTCGGGGATATCTTTGGTGGCGGTGGCTCCCGGCGCGGCCGCGGTCGGCGGGGTGACGATCTGCGTTACAATCTCTCCATCTCCTTCGAGGAGGCGGCCTTTGGCCTGGAGACCAAGATCCAGATTCCCCGCCACCAGAGCTGTAGTGCCTGTGACGGCAGCGGGGCGAAGAAGGGGACCAGTCCCAAGACCTGCCCCACCTGCCAGGGGGCCGGACAGGTTCGCTACCAGCAGGGATTCTTCTCCCTGACCCGCCCCTGCCCCGAGTGCGGTGGCGAAGGGCGGGTCATCCTCAGCCCCTGCCCTGAGTGCCGGGGCGCCGGACGCATCCAGGCGAAACGCCAGCTCTCCCTGAAGATTCCCGCCGGGGTTGAAACCGGCACCCGCCTCAAGCTGAGCGGCGAGGGGGATACCGGGAGCCAGGGCGGTCCGCCCGGCGATCTTTACGTGGTGATTGCGGTCAAGGACCATCCCCTCTTCCAGCGGGAGGGGCAGGAGGTCATCTGCGAGGTGCCGATCTCCTTCGTCCAGGCGACCCTGGGCTGCGAACTCGAGGTCCCCACCCTGGACGGCAAGGTCAAGCTCAAGATCCCCGCCGGCACCCAGACCGGAAAGGTCTTCAAGCTCGCCGGCAAGGGGATCCCGCACCTGCAGGGTTACGGCCGCGGCGATCACCTGGTGGTGGTCCGTCTCGAAACCCCGACCCGGCTTACCGCAAAGCAGCGCGAACTCCTTGAGGAGTTCGCGCGTGAGGGGGGCGAGGAGATCAACCCCACGGGGAAGGGCTTTTTCGACAAGGTCAAGGAACTCTTCGATTGA
- a CDS encoding penicillin-binding protein activator: protein MTRLLKLVLLLLLLALPLTAAAYPDSPAESRPPGFGEGQGSLEQGLALFRAGQVDQATILLRGFVVQHPADPELPRAVLALAQIFLQQNHPQEALLYLERVPEAERTPELRLLLGQALLANGQVERARQQLLAVDPPDLSTTSQGARLQALARADAALGRPLEALTFLYQLVRLVPETSSVPLQEGHAILQTLDEAALGEAAFMFGETPLGLDALLQQAERAYRRGDQATASRLLTRLLGSPVDFPYRAAAAELYARVAGRPWLQRTIGVLLPLSGKYATFGELVRRGMELALDQKSGGPAPVRLLFRDIGADPERSAEAVSRLVREDGVMAIAGPITGSAAVAAAERAQQEQVPLLTLSQREDLPQLGNMIFRDSLTPQLQAEALARYAVEVRGLTRFAILLPDSRSGQEMADLFTAALRRCGGQVLVRAAYAPDATDFRRQVRLLMGKDPDARDEAPSDDPLEELFRPEPPPLPFQALFIPDYVEKVGLLAPQLPYYGLEGVPLFGINGWNSPELVRAAGPYVEGAVFVDGFFVHSPYPFVRDFVARYLERYGEEPTVLEAQGYDVAGILLDILSDPAIATRAELRLALQRLHNYPGVTGATSFTLEGEADKVLFLLQVKNGKIVQIN, encoded by the coding sequence ATGACTCGCTTGCTGAAGCTGGTGCTGTTACTGCTCCTGCTCGCCTTGCCCCTGACGGCGGCGGCCTACCCGGACAGCCCCGCGGAGAGCCGCCCCCCGGGTTTCGGCGAAGGGCAGGGGAGCCTGGAGCAGGGGTTGGCCCTCTTCCGCGCCGGCCAGGTCGACCAGGCCACCATCCTGCTGCGCGGATTTGTCGTCCAGCATCCCGCCGACCCCGAACTTCCCCGCGCCGTCCTCGCCCTGGCGCAGATCTTTCTCCAGCAAAACCATCCCCAGGAAGCATTGCTCTACCTGGAACGGGTACCGGAGGCGGAGCGTACCCCGGAGCTGCGCCTGCTCCTCGGCCAGGCGCTCCTTGCCAACGGCCAGGTCGAAAGGGCCCGGCAGCAGCTGCTGGCCGTCGATCCCCCCGACCTTTCCACGACCAGCCAGGGGGCACGCCTGCAGGCGCTGGCCCGCGCCGATGCCGCCCTGGGCCGCCCCCTGGAAGCCCTCACTTTCCTCTACCAGCTCGTGCGCCTCGTTCCCGAGACGAGCTCTGTCCCCCTGCAGGAAGGACACGCGATCCTGCAGACCCTGGACGAAGCTGCGCTCGGCGAGGCCGCCTTCATGTTCGGGGAGACTCCCCTCGGGCTTGATGCCCTCCTGCAGCAGGCCGAACGGGCCTATCGGCGTGGCGATCAGGCCACCGCCAGCCGCCTGTTGACGAGGCTCCTCGGCAGCCCGGTCGACTTTCCTTATCGCGCCGCGGCGGCGGAGCTCTATGCGCGGGTGGCGGGGCGCCCCTGGCTGCAGCGCACGATCGGCGTACTGCTCCCCCTCTCCGGAAAGTATGCGACCTTTGGCGAGCTGGTGCGCCGCGGCATGGAACTCGCCCTGGACCAAAAGTCCGGTGGCCCGGCCCCGGTGCGACTCCTCTTCCGGGATATCGGCGCCGACCCCGAGCGCAGCGCGGAAGCGGTGAGCAGGCTGGTGCGCGAGGACGGGGTGATGGCGATCGCCGGACCGATCACCGGGTCTGCGGCTGTGGCCGCCGCCGAGCGCGCCCAGCAGGAGCAGGTGCCGTTGCTGACCCTGTCGCAACGCGAGGACCTGCCGCAACTGGGCAACATGATCTTCCGCGACTCGCTGACGCCGCAACTGCAGGCCGAGGCGCTGGCCCGCTATGCGGTGGAGGTGCGGGGCCTGACCCGTTTCGCCATTCTGCTGCCCGACAGCCGTTCCGGGCAAGAGATGGCCGATTTATTTACCGCGGCGCTGCGCCGCTGCGGCGGCCAGGTCCTGGTGCGCGCGGCTTATGCTCCCGATGCCACCGATTTCCGCCGCCAGGTCCGCCTGCTGATGGGGAAGGACCCCGATGCCCGGGATGAGGCACCTTCCGATGACCCCCTGGAAGAGCTTTTCCGGCCGGAACCGCCGCCCCTGCCGTTCCAGGCGCTCTTCATCCCCGATTACGTCGAAAAGGTCGGCCTGCTGGCGCCGCAGCTCCCCTATTATGGTCTCGAGGGGGTGCCTCTGTTCGGTATCAACGGCTGGAATTCGCCGGAGCTGGTCCGGGCTGCCGGCCCCTACGTCGAGGGGGCGGTCTTCGTCGATGGCTTCTTTGTTCACAGCCCCTATCCCTTTGTGCGCGACTTCGTCGCCCGCTACCTCGAACGTTATGGGGAGGAGCCGACCGTCCTTGAAGCCCAGGGGTACGATGTGGCCGGCATTCTCCTCGACATCCTGAGCGATCCGGCGATCGCGACCCGCGCCGAACTGCGCCTCGCCCTGCAACGGCTGCACAATTATCCCGGCGTTACCGGTGCCACCTCCTTCACCCTGGAGGGGGAAGCGGATAAGGTCCTCTTTCTCTTGCAGGTGAAAAATGGCAAGATTGTCCAGATCAATTGA
- a CDS encoding carboxypeptidase-like regulatory domain-containing protein gives MGASGIAGTVRSQNGRPAAGAWVYAYRNPRGNLRGPADFAAETDAAGAYFLDLVEGDYWLVARLRQGGGESGPPQPGDAWALFPDNPIAVAPSRVGRADFVLMGGNRPQLGRNARLASSDTGFTGSVVDASGQPVAGVIAMAYRDSDFHRMPDVTSPATQIDGHFILHVPAAGRYCLVVRSGSRGQPVAGELYGLLGRGEDACREVGSGQMLDVGTLTVTPYRR, from the coding sequence TTGGGGGCGTCGGGCATCGCCGGGACGGTGCGCAGTCAGAATGGTCGACCGGCTGCAGGGGCCTGGGTTTATGCCTATCGCAATCCCCGCGGTAACCTGCGCGGGCCTGCCGATTTTGCCGCGGAGACCGATGCCGCCGGCGCCTATTTTCTCGATCTGGTCGAGGGAGACTACTGGTTGGTGGCACGGCTGCGGCAGGGGGGCGGAGAATCGGGGCCGCCGCAGCCGGGGGATGCCTGGGCGCTCTTTCCCGACAACCCGATAGCAGTGGCGCCGTCCCGGGTGGGACGTGCCGATTTCGTTCTCATGGGCGGTAACCGGCCCCAGCTCGGTCGTAACGCCCGTCTCGCCAGTAGCGATACCGGTTTTACCGGTTCCGTCGTGGACGCCAGCGGCCAGCCGGTCGCCGGCGTCATCGCCATGGCGTACCGTGACAGTGACTTCCATCGTATGCCCGACGTCACTTCCCCGGCGACGCAGATCGATGGCCACTTTATTCTCCACGTTCCGGCGGCCGGACGTTATTGTCTGGTGGTTCGCTCCGGGAGCCGCGGTCAGCCGGTGGCCGGTGAACTCTATGGCCTGCTCGGTCGCGGCGAGGACGCCTGCCGGGAGGTCGGTAGCGGGCAGATGCTCGATGTCGGCACCCTCACGGTGACCCCTTACCGGCGTTAA
- a CDS encoding CarD family transcriptional regulator, with protein MFKIGDRAVYPTQGLGVIEAIEAREFSGQHNKFYVLKIVDSDMTIMVPVTNAAQVGLRTVIERDQVSTIYTTLGEKQENGGAVASWSRRQREYNEKIKSGDLLEVAQVLRELYLIKEGKDLSYGEKKVLDLARRLLVKELAFAEGSEEQQVAERVESIFVN; from the coding sequence ATGTTCAAGATTGGCGACAGGGCGGTATACCCGACCCAGGGCCTCGGTGTCATTGAGGCAATCGAAGCCCGGGAGTTTTCAGGGCAGCACAACAAATTCTATGTTCTGAAGATTGTCGACAGCGACATGACGATCATGGTCCCGGTGACCAATGCGGCCCAAGTTGGGCTGCGAACGGTCATTGAGAGAGACCAGGTCTCGACGATCTACACCACCCTCGGGGAGAAGCAGGAGAACGGGGGGGCCGTTGCTTCCTGGAGCCGCCGGCAACGGGAATACAACGAGAAGATCAAGTCGGGTGACCTGCTCGAAGTCGCCCAGGTGCTGCGCGAACTCTACCTGATCAAGGAAGGGAAGGATCTTTCCTACGGCGAGAAGAAGGTGCTCGACCTGGCGCGGCGGCTGCTGGTCAAGGAACTGGCCTTTGCCGAAGGAAGCGAAGAGCAGCAGGTTGCCGAGCGGGTCGAGAGCATTTTCGTCAACTAG
- the ispD gene encoding 2-C-methyl-D-erythritol 4-phosphate cytidylyltransferase, with amino-acid sequence MSVIVLVPAAGMGRRMGAAVNKQYLTLADRPILAHTLAVFDHHPLIDRILVISPAAEIDFCRAEVVERYAFGKVEAIVAGGAERQDSVANGLAAAAPADDDIVLVHDGVRPLFPAGLIPAVVATAKRVGGCVVGLPVKDTVKVVAGGRIVSTPERGSLWLAQTPQAFPAAVLRRAYAEAAQDGFRGTDDASLVERLGLPVAMLPGSERNLKITTPEDLVLARAFLAAEEEAG; translated from the coding sequence ATGAGTGTCATTGTCTTGGTTCCTGCCGCCGGCATGGGCCGGCGCATGGGAGCCGCCGTCAACAAGCAGTACCTGACCCTGGCCGACCGGCCGATCCTCGCTCATACCCTGGCAGTCTTTGATCACCATCCCCTGATCGACCGGATTCTGGTTATCTCGCCGGCCGCGGAAATCGATTTCTGCCGCGCCGAAGTGGTGGAACGCTACGCCTTTGGCAAAGTTGAGGCCATTGTTGCCGGCGGTGCCGAACGCCAGGACTCGGTCGCCAACGGGCTGGCGGCCGCCGCGCCGGCGGATGACGACATCGTCCTGGTCCACGACGGGGTGCGGCCCCTCTTTCCGGCCGGGCTGATCCCCGCGGTCGTGGCGACAGCAAAGCGGGTCGGCGGTTGCGTCGTCGGCCTGCCGGTCAAGGATACGGTCAAGGTGGTGGCTGGCGGGCGGATTGTCTCGACCCCGGAGCGGGGGAGCCTCTGGCTCGCCCAGACCCCCCAGGCGTTTCCGGCGGCGGTGTTGCGGCGCGCCTACGCCGAGGCGGCGCAGGACGGCTTCCGCGGCACCGACGACGCCTCCCTGGTGGAGCGGCTCGGGCTGCCGGTGGCGATGCTCCCCGGCAGTGAACGCAACCTCAAGATTACGACCCCGGAAGACCTGGTGCTGGCCCGGGCCTTCCTGGCAGCGGAGGAGGAGGCAGGATGA
- the ispF gene encoding 2-C-methyl-D-erythritol 2,4-cyclodiphosphate synthase → MRIGHGYDVHRLVSERKLVLGGVEIPYSLGLLGHSDADVLLHALCDAILGALGEGDIGRHFPDSDAAFKGISSLKLLREVMVLTRRKGYVIGNLDVTVVAQRPKLAPYIPAMVERIATACECDPERVNVKATTTEELGFEGRGEGISSHAVVLLEPRPVGEEF, encoded by the coding sequence ATGCGCATCGGCCATGGCTATGACGTCCACCGACTGGTTTCGGAGCGCAAACTGGTCCTCGGTGGTGTGGAAATCCCCTATTCCCTCGGTCTGCTGGGTCACTCGGACGCCGATGTCCTGTTGCACGCCCTCTGCGACGCCATCCTCGGCGCCCTGGGGGAAGGGGATATCGGCCGGCATTTCCCTGACTCGGATGCCGCCTTCAAGGGAATTTCGAGCCTCAAGCTCCTCCGCGAGGTGATGGTTCTCACCCGACGCAAGGGGTATGTTATCGGCAACCTCGATGTAACGGTGGTCGCCCAGCGCCCGAAACTCGCCCCCTATATCCCCGCCATGGTCGAGCGGATCGCCACGGCTTGCGAGTGTGATCCGGAACGGGTCAACGTCAAGGCGACGACGACCGAGGAGCTCGGTTTCGAGGGGCGCGGCGAGGGGATTTCCAGCCATGCCGTGGTCCTGCTGGAACCGCGCCCGGTCGGTGAAGAGTTCTAG